Proteins from a single region of Lachnospiraceae bacterium:
- a CDS encoding DUF4355 domain-containing protein — MKNEKIKMLLQLFAEEGGTENGADGEGGAGGAGIQNGSGDQSDTKTGLKYTDADLDRILGKKFAEWQQKRTKEVSEAERLAKMSAEEKANEHVKSLEKRVLEFEQREARNEMMRQARALLAERDINASDAILVNLIADDADNTKLAVENFAKEFETAVENAVKAKLKSETPRSGAPSGLTREQIMNIQNRSERQRLIKENMHLFK; from the coding sequence ATGAAGAACGAAAAAATCAAGATGTTGTTGCAGTTATTCGCAGAAGAGGGCGGCACAGAAAATGGTGCAGACGGTGAAGGTGGAGCCGGCGGCGCAGGAATCCAGAACGGATCCGGTGATCAATCAGATACTAAGACCGGATTGAAATATACGGATGCAGACCTCGATCGCATTCTTGGCAAGAAATTTGCAGAATGGCAGCAGAAACGCACGAAAGAGGTAAGCGAAGCTGAACGCCTTGCAAAGATGAGCGCAGAGGAAAAGGCAAACGAGCATGTGAAGTCTTTGGAGAAACGTGTTCTTGAATTTGAACAGCGCGAGGCCAGAAACGAAATGATGAGACAGGCTCGTGCGCTGTTGGCTGAGCGCGACATCAATGCAAGCGATGCTATTCTGGTAAATCTGATTGCTGATGATGCAGACAACACAAAATTGGCAGTTGAGAACTTCGCGAAAGAGTTTGAAACTGCTGTTGAAAATGCTGTAAAGGCCAAACTAAAGAGCGAAACTCCTAGATCGGGCGCTCCCTCCGGTTTGACCCGAGAGCAGATTATGAACATTCAAAACCGCTCCGAGAGACAGCGGTTGATCAAAGAAAATATGCACTTGTTTAAATGA
- a CDS encoding phage tail protein, which translates to MAKLKIEGLGELQKGLRKKASLDLVKQTVKLNTMEMKDKIHDNAVFTRGYSTGDTQRSVSYSIEDSGFTGVAGAKMHYDEYVEKGTRFMDAQPFIRPAYEEQAKKFKSDMRKLVR; encoded by the coding sequence ATGGCGAAACTTAAGATTGAGGGGTTGGGTGAATTGCAGAAAGGACTGCGTAAAAAGGCATCTCTTGACCTTGTGAAACAGACCGTCAAACTCAACACAATGGAGATGAAAGATAAAATCCACGATAATGCTGTGTTTACCCGCGGATATAGTACAGGTGATACACAGAGAAGTGTTTCATATTCGATCGAGGATTCAGGTTTTACTGGTGTTGCCGGTGCTAAGATGCACTATGATGAATATGTGGAAAAAGGAACTCGCTTTATGGATGCGCAACCCTTTATTCGCCCTGCTTATGAAGAACAGGCGAAGAAATTCAAAAGCGATATGCGGAAACTTGTGAGGTGA
- a CDS encoding tape measure protein yields MAESYSVKAVLSAVDRGFISTLKGAEKTTESLASKIKSGFAFGVLTGMGQQAFSALTSSVRGLMSEMNSANASWKTFEGNLSMIGKNSGEIKSIKKELQSFAEQTVYNASDMATTYSQLAAVGVKDTTKLVKGFGGLAAASENPKQAMKTLSTQATQMAAKPTVAWQDFKLMLEQTPAGIAAVAKQMGMTTSELVAGVQDGTVATEDFFDAISKVGTNKEFTKLATEYKTVGQAMDGLTETVSNKLAPAFDVLSGVGIKAVSGIADALDKIDGEAIAGKISGWIEKARPYWESFKQAMASTWSTVKYAFKSIKESLGDLFGEFGSTDSLDSFRASMDSLASFIKNTMRTIQQFFKKIADTGAFKALKQAISDVGSAFSHVFSSISKEGSRGTFNGIATAIGNVVKWISKAVSAVAKFVSSLDSGMFSGILKGVVGVKAGFKALNFVKSFKPFSFFKKNTENAIGQTGNTVSSGASKIVNIVRSIGNVIKSAFEGIGIAAQGIGTGIQSAFIGIGKALKLANPVNILAVGAAIGIIVAAFTLLATQGDGVSKILVGISGVLNTVGKVISTIITTAIKAVAQALLILSPIIPIIAAALVSLSPLVTAFGEAFSLVAQAIGEAVSKIIEVLTPIVEIIGNVVTEIVRVIGDVVVGILNVISPILPELTSCFTQIADIVSNAIVRIVEAIAPYIPCIQKMVEATAQAIQAVCDAFKTLVQQIVPIIQAIIDLVVALGDAISNVLHAIADVIESVGNAIKNIFEGIGNAISKVIDSIAGVIESIGNAALNAGKGFDLFANGIKTITELDLFDMVASMAAVASEVGGLKKAFSGFDVIGSAVKDFADGLTAVSMVGGTAAASIIMISRGATPLAAALVLMVSPLGVIVPAMNKFAVASTTAATGISSFSQSLFAAFSVAVAFGLLLTTLSGNVIVLKTSLVLLSSMVLTASKSIMICSTMISTMCSGMKILSGAILNASSSGTRLSGVLTSASKSVTVLSASLMALMGVSTALSAALLMLSSAVFSMLPAAASGAIGVAAFGTAMMSALGGTVAIAGALLLVGSSMADIADDAKMAEKSLTSMRQSMDIVDEGLSALGDMANNAMDALCGSFSAAEKDAKQSGKELANGFTNAVKNGLAKVPVIAMASVQGIIRMLKSGYSGAYSAGAYISQGFAQGMLSAVGTVQNAAAQLAAAADAAIRAKAKIGSPSKVADDNGVYYGEGLENGLLSKVRDVWRAAEKLVSLPSVQTPDLSMSYGGEMNMDYDYYQNARYTVEVPLYIDGKEFAKATADDMQNEIGKKSIRVGRKHGIV; encoded by the coding sequence ATGGCAGAGAGCTATTCTGTAAAAGCTGTACTGTCAGCAGTTGACAGGGGCTTTATATCCACCCTAAAAGGCGCTGAAAAGACAACAGAGAGTCTTGCGAGCAAGATAAAAAGCGGTTTTGCATTTGGTGTTTTGACAGGAATGGGACAGCAGGCATTTAGCGCACTAACAAGCAGTGTGCGAGGCTTGATGAGTGAAATGAACTCAGCAAATGCATCATGGAAAACATTCGAAGGTAACCTGTCAATGATTGGCAAGAACAGCGGAGAAATAAAATCCATAAAAAAGGAATTGCAGTCCTTCGCAGAGCAGACCGTTTATAATGCATCCGACATGGCAACGACCTATTCACAGCTTGCTGCTGTTGGTGTGAAAGATACCACAAAGCTAGTTAAGGGCTTCGGGGGTCTGGCGGCGGCTTCAGAGAATCCGAAGCAGGCTATGAAAACGCTTTCGACGCAGGCGACGCAGATGGCTGCAAAGCCTACTGTCGCATGGCAGGATTTTAAACTGATGCTTGAGCAAACTCCTGCCGGTATCGCTGCAGTTGCAAAACAGATGGGAATGACAACATCTGAACTGGTTGCAGGCGTTCAGGATGGTACTGTGGCCACTGAAGACTTTTTTGATGCTATCTCAAAGGTCGGTACAAACAAAGAATTTACGAAGCTGGCAACGGAATATAAAACAGTTGGTCAGGCTATGGATGGTCTGACCGAAACAGTTTCAAACAAACTAGCGCCAGCATTTGATGTGCTATCTGGTGTTGGAATTAAGGCTGTTTCTGGTATAGCGGATGCACTAGATAAAATAGATGGCGAGGCAATAGCTGGAAAGATTTCGGGTTGGATTGAGAAAGCAAGGCCATATTGGGAATCGTTTAAGCAAGCGATGGCTAGCACGTGGTCAACAGTTAAATATGCGTTTAAGTCCATCAAAGAAAGTCTAGGTGATTTATTTGGTGAGTTTGGATCAACGGATTCACTTGATAGTTTTAGGGCTTCCATGGATTCACTTGCATCATTCATTAAAAATACGATGCGCACGATACAGCAGTTTTTCAAAAAAATTGCAGATACAGGCGCATTTAAAGCATTAAAACAAGCGATTTCAGATGTTGGTAGCGCATTTAGCCATGTTTTCTCTTCAATCTCAAAAGAAGGGTCAAGGGGTACATTTAACGGAATCGCTACAGCTATTGGAAATGTTGTAAAGTGGATCTCAAAAGCGGTTAGTGCCGTTGCTAAATTTGTCAGCAGTCTTGATTCTGGTATGTTTTCTGGTATTTTGAAAGGCGTTGTCGGTGTAAAAGCTGGCTTTAAAGCTCTCAATTTCGTAAAATCCTTTAAGCCGTTCAGTTTTTTTAAGAAGAATACAGAAAATGCAATCGGGCAAACAGGGAATACGGTTTCATCGGGAGCTTCTAAGATTGTCAATATTGTTAGGTCAATTGGAAACGTGATAAAAAGCGCTTTTGAAGGAATCGGAATAGCGGCACAAGGTATAGGGACCGGAATACAGTCGGCATTTATTGGAATCGGCAAGGCGTTAAAGCTTGCAAATCCGGTGAATATCCTTGCTGTTGGTGCTGCAATTGGAATCATTGTTGCTGCGTTTACTCTTCTGGCGACGCAAGGAGATGGCGTATCAAAGATTCTTGTCGGCATCAGCGGCGTTCTAAATACAGTCGGTAAAGTCATATCGACCATTATAACAACTGCGATTAAAGCAGTGGCGCAGGCACTTCTTATACTTTCGCCTATTATTCCTATCATTGCAGCAGCTCTTGTTTCTCTTTCGCCGCTGGTAACGGCATTCGGGGAGGCATTTTCGCTTGTAGCGCAGGCAATAGGAGAGGCGGTATCAAAAATCATCGAGGTACTAACGCCAATCGTTGAAATTATTGGTAATGTGGTTACGGAAATTGTACGAGTGATCGGTGATGTAGTAGTTGGTATCCTAAACGTCATTTCGCCAATTCTGCCAGAACTGACAAGTTGTTTTACACAAATTGCCGATATCGTATCAAATGCTATTGTCAGAATCGTAGAGGCGATTGCTCCATACATTCCATGCATACAAAAAATGGTAGAGGCAACGGCGCAGGCGATTCAGGCGGTTTGCGATGCGTTTAAAACTCTCGTGCAGCAAATAGTGCCGATAATACAGGCTATAATAGATCTAGTAGTAGCTCTGGGCGATGCGATCAGTAACGTCCTTCACGCTATCGCCGATGTGATAGAAAGCGTAGGCAACGCTATCAAAAATATCTTCGAGGGCATCGGGAATGCAATTAGTAAAGTAATTGATAGTATTGCTGGTGTAATTGAGTCAATCGGAAATGCAGCGCTAAATGCAGGTAAGGGATTTGATTTATTCGCCAATGGCATAAAAACCATTACAGAACTTGATCTTTTTGATATGGTAGCCTCTATGGCGGCGGTTGCGTCCGAGGTTGGTGGGCTTAAAAAAGCATTTTCCGGATTCGATGTGATCGGATCAGCAGTAAAGGATTTCGCTGATGGGCTGACAGCTGTTTCTATGGTTGGCGGAACAGCAGCGGCATCAATTATCATGATCTCAAGGGGGGCCACGCCTCTCGCTGCAGCTCTTGTTTTGATGGTTTCGCCTCTTGGCGTGATAGTTCCAGCTATGAATAAGTTTGCAGTAGCATCCACGACAGCAGCAACGGGGATTTCGAGTTTTAGTCAAAGTTTATTTGCGGCGTTTAGCGTTGCTGTGGCATTTGGCTTGCTATTAACTACATTATCAGGAAATGTGATAGTGCTTAAAACCTCGCTGGTGCTGTTATCTTCTATGGTACTAACTGCCTCTAAGTCTATTATGATATGCTCTACGATGATTTCTACGATGTGCAGTGGTATGAAGATACTTTCAGGCGCAATACTCAATGCCAGCTCATCAGGAACCAGACTATCAGGCGTTTTAACATCTGCCTCGAAATCAGTAACTGTTTTGTCTGCATCTTTGATGGCTCTTATGGGAGTATCGACAGCACTTAGTGCAGCTCTGTTGATGCTGTCCTCTGCCGTGTTTTCTATGCTTCCCGCTGCGGCGTCTGGTGCGATTGGTGTGGCAGCGTTTGGAACTGCTATGATGAGTGCCTTGGGCGGGACCGTTGCTATTGCGGGTGCATTATTACTTGTCGGGTCTTCTATGGCTGACATTGCGGATGATGCAAAAATGGCAGAAAAATCACTCACCAGCATGCGGCAGTCTATGGATATCGTGGATGAAGGTCTATCTGCACTTGGGGATATGGCAAATAATGCGATGGATGCTCTTTGTGGTTCGTTTAGTGCTGCGGAAAAAGATGCAAAGCAATCAGGAAAAGAACTGGCGAACGGATTTACAAACGCCGTTAAAAATGGTCTTGCAAAAGTACCCGTTATTGCAATGGCATCCGTTCAAGGCATTATTAGAATGTTAAAATCCGGTTATTCTGGCGCATACAGTGCCGGAGCCTATATAAGCCAGGGATTTGCACAAGGTATGCTCTCAGCAGTTGGTACAGTTCAGAATGCCGCTGCACAGCTTGCCGCAGCTGCAGATGCTGCTATAAGAGCAAAGGCTAAAATCGGGAGCCCTTCAAAAGTCGCCGATGATAACGGTGTGTATTATGGTGAAGGCCTTGAAAATGGTTTGTTGTCTAAGGTTAGGGATGTTTGGAGGGCGGCAGAGAAACTTGTATCTCTTCCATCTGTTCAAACGCCTGATCTTTCCATGTCCTATGGTGGAGAAATGAATATGGATTACGACTATTATCAGAACGCACGGTACACCGTTGAGGTTCCGCTGTATATTGATGGTAAGGAGTTTGCAAAGGCTACTGCAGACGATATGCAAAACGAGATCGGAAAGAAGTCTATAAGGGTAGGCCGTAAACACGGTATTGTATAA
- a CDS encoding phage head-tail connector protein: protein MLNKLKLLLGIPVDDTDLDEKLNLIISMTTDRLKILLEGFEPPEELAHIIIDVSVKRYNRIGSEGMASHTVEGESQSFVDSDFDEFADEIQAFLDSKSDSKRGKVRFL from the coding sequence ATGCTGAATAAACTGAAATTGCTGCTAGGTATACCGGTAGATGATACAGATTTAGACGAAAAACTGAATCTTATCATTAGCATGACGACCGATCGGCTGAAAATATTGCTAGAAGGATTCGAGCCACCGGAAGAACTTGCTCATATTATCATTGATGTTTCTGTGAAGCGTTATAATCGTATCGGTAGCGAGGGCATGGCAAGTCATACAGTGGAAGGGGAAAGTCAGAGTTTTGTTGACAGCGATTTTGACGAATTCGCAGATGAAATACAGGCTTTTCTCGATTCAAAAAGTGATAGCAAGCGTGGAAAGGTGAGGTTTTTATAA
- a CDS encoding minor capsid protein — protein sequence MMKRLQKQKQMKLNLQFFASKSSKDYWREREEEALKHYVTEEAEYDRRIRQIYRDMLDGCQDQINAFYGRYAAKEGISMAEAKKRAYSLDIEAYERKAKRYVREKDFSKTANEEMRLYNLTMKVNRLELLKAEMGIELITGHDKLEKFMSSILLGRTMAELKRQSGILGKTLINNKKGAESIVNASFHNATFSDRIWMHQDLLKAELSKLLQSGMIQGKGSRELAKTLESKFSVSRSNAERLMRTELARVQTSAQKQAFVEDGIQKYRFVTVGAGACDICAAMDGKVFNVADMMPGLNAAPMHPRCRCSAAISKEDMARMRQLLDSKLDDVYNAGIAEQNKTKPVDNSGKNSIIKEAINATINSGALTRKNDPDFKKREAFAKSYYQEIIGRDSENEISAVAKNSASSVEDIRKVYLHVFVQEHLFADGSVHKFDPDYDMAQSWFRLREGINIKEHDLVMLKHELMESEIIKNGSDVTYEQAHEAAEKIYNYKAELEKYLKENGLE from the coding sequence AGAGGCTACAGAAGCAAAAACAGATGAAGCTTAATTTGCAGTTCTTTGCGTCGAAATCTAGTAAAGATTATTGGAGAGAACGTGAGGAGGAAGCATTAAAGCATTATGTGACAGAGGAAGCAGAATATGACCGGCGAATCAGGCAAATATATAGGGATATGCTAGATGGCTGTCAGGATCAAATAAACGCATTTTACGGCCGTTATGCAGCCAAGGAAGGTATTTCTATGGCTGAAGCCAAAAAACGAGCTTATTCTCTCGATATCGAAGCCTACGAGCGAAAGGCAAAGCGATATGTGCGAGAGAAAGACTTCTCAAAGACTGCAAATGAAGAAATGCGGTTATACAATTTGACGATGAAGGTTAATCGGTTGGAGCTCTTGAAAGCCGAGATGGGAATTGAGTTGATCACCGGACATGATAAACTGGAAAAATTCATGAGTAGTATTTTGCTGGGACGAACAATGGCTGAACTAAAGCGTCAGTCTGGAATTCTTGGAAAGACCCTCATAAATAATAAAAAAGGCGCTGAATCCATTGTAAATGCCTCGTTTCACAATGCGACATTCTCAGATCGCATCTGGATGCATCAAGATCTGTTAAAAGCTGAACTGTCAAAGCTGCTTCAAAGTGGCATGATTCAGGGAAAAGGATCACGCGAACTGGCAAAGACGCTGGAAAGCAAATTTTCAGTTAGTAGATCTAACGCAGAACGGCTCATGCGGACTGAATTGGCAAGGGTGCAGACATCAGCACAAAAACAGGCATTTGTTGAAGACGGAATACAGAAATATAGATTTGTGACGGTAGGTGCTGGTGCTTGTGATATATGCGCAGCGATGGACGGCAAAGTGTTCAACGTTGCAGACATGATGCCCGGTCTTAATGCAGCTCCTATGCATCCTAGATGTCGTTGTAGTGCAGCTATTTCCAAAGAAGATATGGCACGGATGAGGCAGTTGTTGGATTCCAAGCTGGATGATGTTTACAATGCAGGTATTGCGGAACAAAATAAGACGAAACCAGTTGATAATTCTGGGAAAAATAGTATAATAAAAGAGGCGATAAACGCAACAATAAACAGTGGGGCGCTTACGAGAAAGAACGATCCCGATTTCAAAAAAAGGGAAGCGTTTGCTAAATCCTATTATCAGGAGATTATAGGAAGAGACAGCGAGAATGAAATTTCTGCAGTCGCTAAAAATAGCGCATCTTCTGTAGAAGATATTCGCAAAGTGTATTTGCATGTGTTTGTGCAAGAACATTTATTTGCGGATGGTTCTGTTCATAAATTCGATCCTGATTATGACATGGCGCAATCATGGTTTAGGTTAAGGGAAGGTATAAATATAAAAGAACATGATCTGGTCATGTTGAAACACGAATTGATGGAATCGGAAATAATAAAGAATGGATCAGATGTGACATATGAACAAGCGCATGAAGCGGCTGAAAAAATATATAACTACAAAGCGGAGCTCGAAAAATATCTGAAGGAGAATGGATTGGAGTGA
- a CDS encoding phage major tail protein, TP901-1 family — MEKFKLDLQAFASAVSGKKIVYLYRILENATTVAGAMLAFTTENGRTKSKDADSTITKDGAIRTPGASEIEITATSILSKGDTMIDSLEAAMDEDKIIEIWEANLEELVTGESAQNKFKGHYYQGYLTEIEITSNAEDFVEVSLTFGVNGNGKAGSVTVTTEQQEMADYVFADTTKKETGA; from the coding sequence ATGGAGAAGTTTAAACTAGACTTGCAGGCATTTGCTAGCGCCGTTTCCGGTAAAAAGATTGTTTATCTTTACAGGATTTTGGAAAATGCGACTACTGTTGCCGGTGCGATGCTGGCATTTACAACCGAGAACGGTAGAACAAAATCCAAAGATGCAGATTCTACCATCACAAAAGACGGGGCAATCAGAACGCCCGGCGCATCCGAAATCGAGATCACGGCAACTTCGATTTTATCTAAAGGGGACACGATGATTGATTCTTTGGAAGCTGCCATGGATGAAGATAAAATTATCGAAATCTGGGAGGCTAATCTGGAAGAGCTTGTGACAGGAGAAAGCGCACAAAACAAATTCAAAGGTCATTACTATCAGGGATATTTGACCGAGATTGAAATTACTTCCAATGCAGAGGATTTTGTCGAGGTATCTTTGACATTTGGAGTAAATGGCAATGGTAAGGCCGGAAGTGTCACTGTTACCACTGAACAGCAGGAAATGGCTGATTATGTTTTTGCTGACACTACCAAAAAAGAAACGGGAGCGTAA
- a CDS encoding phage tail family protein translates to MYDFIDVTETSDGVMLPAEAMKINGEYIENMIPGYRTISVSGRESLSPKISTYETGVMDGSKIKSRKYPSRTITVRYQLIAESNESFRSAYNMLGGILNTENAQLIFDDEPDKFFIGTPSTIGDVAPGLNSVTGEFEILCVDPFKYSVYEYEAVPEFGENSVLIDYGGTHKSYPKLEADFYSEDDGNGAALTGKGDCGYVAFFTENEKIIQLGDPDEVDGEEFPKSQTLLNQIFQSNTAWGSTAQSLWSANNGTILGYDVVQSGAAGMGGASFTAAGKPQNAVILNTQSKASAPYVNYKISSMESYRGADYVVLSVTVMTSLANTSSYFGNGYTLKGSLYIGGAWRDIQIKSAAEYWSGTSGHAICLSIKVTGISATTASITGIKFKVTRPDGLGTTGVLSETSCANIPISQYMGTPTSYYLTAADFGTFSGNKWHGPSITRTIGADANGETGAINFTFSYKQKMAIGNGSSDQNQLGGFHCNLTAADGSVVAGIRIVKNKTGKTALLMMHVNGVKVHQVNLDLSYNNKYFGNASNSVMTSTIQKSGSEVIFNIGGYRKVFTNSAIAATKVVKITFMFEKWMSRTPLAFNGLYWAKFTKDNCTTFKDIPNKFGANDVLIADCSDAKVYLNGSLNEDLGALGNDWEDFVLTPGLNQIFFSYSDFVEEGYEPTIKVRYREVFL, encoded by the coding sequence ATGTATGATTTTATTGATGTAACTGAAACTTCAGACGGGGTTATGCTGCCCGCCGAAGCCATGAAAATCAATGGCGAATATATTGAAAATATGATTCCCGGCTATAGGACGATCTCTGTGTCCGGCCGGGAATCTCTTTCACCTAAAATTTCAACATACGAAACTGGGGTAATGGATGGCTCAAAAATTAAGAGCCGGAAATATCCTTCGCGGACAATAACAGTCCGATATCAGCTGATTGCAGAATCAAACGAGTCTTTTCGATCGGCCTACAATATGTTAGGTGGAATTCTGAACACGGAAAATGCGCAGCTGATATTTGACGATGAACCAGATAAATTTTTCATTGGCACGCCGTCAACCATTGGGGATGTGGCACCGGGATTAAACAGCGTGACAGGTGAATTTGAAATATTATGTGTGGATCCGTTTAAGTACTCGGTATACGAATACGAGGCTGTTCCGGAGTTTGGAGAAAACAGCGTATTGATTGATTATGGTGGAACGCATAAGTCATACCCAAAGCTAGAAGCTGATTTTTACAGTGAGGATGATGGAAACGGAGCGGCGTTGACCGGAAAGGGCGATTGCGGATATGTTGCGTTTTTCACGGAGAATGAAAAAATAATACAGCTCGGTGATCCTGACGAAGTGGACGGGGAAGAGTTTCCAAAGTCACAAACACTGCTCAATCAGATATTTCAGTCTAATACAGCATGGGGATCAACTGCTCAATCTTTATGGTCCGCGAACAATGGCACGATTTTAGGCTATGATGTTGTGCAGTCGGGAGCTGCAGGAATGGGCGGGGCATCGTTTACAGCAGCAGGAAAGCCTCAAAACGCAGTTATTTTGAATACGCAAAGTAAAGCAAGTGCTCCATATGTTAACTATAAAATTTCTTCAATGGAATCATATAGGGGTGCTGACTATGTAGTTCTTAGTGTTACGGTTATGACCTCACTTGCAAATACTAGTTCATACTTTGGAAATGGGTATACACTGAAAGGATCATTATACATCGGTGGCGCATGGCGCGATATCCAGATTAAAAGTGCTGCGGAATACTGGAGTGGCACAAGTGGCCATGCAATATGTCTGAGCATAAAAGTCACGGGTATTTCAGCAACGACAGCCTCTATAACCGGAATCAAATTCAAAGTGACACGTCCTGATGGTCTTGGCACGACGGGAGTCCTTTCCGAAACATCCTGTGCCAATATCCCGATCAGTCAATATATGGGCACGCCTACTTCGTATTATTTGACTGCTGCTGATTTTGGTACATTTTCAGGGAATAAATGGCATGGTCCGTCTATTACCCGGACAATAGGGGCAGATGCGAACGGAGAGACAGGTGCAATAAACTTCACATTTTCCTACAAACAAAAAATGGCTATCGGAAATGGCAGCAGCGATCAAAATCAGCTTGGAGGTTTCCATTGCAATTTGACTGCTGCAGATGGGAGCGTTGTGGCTGGAATCCGCATTGTAAAAAATAAAACAGGAAAGACAGCGCTTTTGATGATGCACGTAAACGGCGTTAAAGTTCATCAGGTAAATCTTGATCTGTCATACAATAATAAATACTTTGGGAATGCATCTAATTCTGTAATGACCTCGACGATCCAGAAAAGTGGCAGCGAGGTTATTTTTAATATTGGCGGATATCGAAAAGTATTTACGAACTCAGCGATTGCGGCAACGAAGGTTGTTAAAATCACATTCATGTTTGAAAAGTGGATGAGTCGTACCCCCCTTGCATTTAATGGTCTGTACTGGGCGAAATTTACGAAGGACAATTGTACAACATTTAAGGATATTCCAAACAAATTCGGAGCAAACGATGTTTTGATCGCAGATTGCAGCGATGCAAAAGTATATCTGAATGGTAGTTTAAATGAAGATCTCGGAGCTCTTGGCAATGATTGGGAAGATTTTGTATTAACGCCCGGCTTGAATCAGATTTTTTTCTCTTACTCTGATTTTGTGGAAGAAGGATATGAACCGACAATCAAAGTGCGGTACCGTGAGGTATTTTTATGA
- a CDS encoding ribosomal-processing cysteine protease Prp: MKRTEAGISISGHAGYAEHGKDIVCAAVSVMAQNLIRSIEELTEDKIEYYIGPGSINIEFGELSEEARLLMDSFYIGAAMISEEYPENVTIE, from the coding sequence ATAAAACGCACAGAGGCAGGCATATCAATCAGCGGTCATGCGGGATATGCTGAGCATGGGAAAGACATTGTCTGCGCTGCTGTTTCGGTGATGGCGCAGAACCTGATCAGGTCGATCGAGGAGCTCACTGAGGATAAAATCGAATACTATATCGGACCGGGCAGTATTAACATTGAGTTCGGGGAGCTTTCCGAAGAGGCAAGGCTCTTGATGGACTCTTTTTATATAGGAGCTGCGATGATATCGGAAGAATACCCGGAAAATGTAACGATCGAATAA